One window of the Oceanicaulis sp. genome contains the following:
- a CDS encoding cysteine synthase A produces MAETARSVVDLIGNTPLLRLNKVSDETGCEILGKAEFLNPGGSVKDRAALGIIRDAEARGALKPGGTIVEGTAGNTGIGLAMVGKALGYKVVIVFPRTQSKEKADAIRLMGAELILVDAVPYSNPNHYARYSGRLAEELAASEPNGAIWANQFDNTANRKAHAETTGPEIWEQTGGKIDAFVAAVGSGGTIAGVSDALKARSKDVKIALADPGGAALYGYYAHGELKAEGNSITEGIGQSRITANLEGAAIDEAFRVPDEEALGILYDLVMEEGLCLGGSAGINIAGAVRMARKLGPGHTIVTILCDHGQRYQSKLYNPDFLREKGLPVPPWLA; encoded by the coding sequence ATGGCCGAAACCGCTCGCAGCGTCGTCGATCTCATTGGAAACACGCCTCTTCTGCGTTTGAACAAGGTGTCCGACGAGACTGGCTGCGAGATTCTGGGCAAGGCGGAATTCCTCAATCCCGGCGGGTCGGTGAAAGACCGCGCCGCGCTCGGCATCATCCGGGACGCCGAGGCCCGTGGCGCGCTAAAGCCCGGCGGGACGATCGTGGAGGGCACGGCGGGCAATACCGGGATCGGTCTCGCCATGGTCGGCAAGGCGCTCGGCTACAAGGTCGTGATCGTGTTTCCGCGGACCCAGTCGAAGGAAAAGGCGGACGCCATCCGCCTGATGGGGGCCGAGCTGATCCTGGTCGACGCGGTCCCGTATTCGAACCCGAACCATTACGCGCGCTATTCGGGCCGCCTGGCCGAGGAGCTGGCGGCCAGCGAGCCGAACGGTGCGATCTGGGCGAACCAGTTCGACAACACCGCCAACCGCAAGGCGCACGCCGAGACCACCGGTCCCGAAATCTGGGAGCAGACCGGCGGGAAAATCGACGCTTTCGTCGCGGCGGTCGGGTCCGGCGGGACGATCGCGGGCGTCTCGGATGCGCTGAAGGCGCGGTCGAAGGATGTGAAGATCGCCCTCGCCGATCCCGGCGGCGCGGCGCTCTACGGCTATTACGCGCACGGCGAGCTCAAGGCCGAGGGGAACTCGATCACCGAGGGGATCGGCCAGAGCCGGATCACGGCTAATCTCGAAGGCGCGGCGATCGACGAAGCCTTCCGCGTCCCCGACGAAGAGGCGCTCGGGATCCTTTACGACCTCGTGATGGAGGAAGGGCTGTGCCTGGGCGGCTCGGCCGGGATCAATATCGCAGGCGCGGTGCGCATGGCGCGAAAGCTCGGCCCGGGCCACACGATCGTGACGATCCTGTGTGATCACGGCCAGCGCTATCAGTCCAAGCTCTACAATCCCGACTTCCTGCGCGAGAAAGGCCTGCCGGTTCCGCCCTGGCTCGCCTAG
- a CDS encoding cupin domain-containing protein: MNNDTPHTRLHDGWLLDAASGAVPAAVRVLAACHGALNSEAGRTLGAAESAFGAMLEAAPRAALRPGALDAVMSRLGEPEPVEPETGFSQFPCPLTRALAACRNPRWKRKLGGYSEIVLDSLKEPGVHARLLSIPSGKGAPEHDHEGDELTLVISGAFTDGARRYGRGDVCVAGPGAAHRPRVEDPETCVCFVVELGALRPTDPVLAAADRLMGGRLMQ; the protein is encoded by the coding sequence ATGAACAACGATACGCCTCACACCCGACTACATGACGGCTGGCTGCTCGACGCAGCGTCCGGCGCGGTGCCCGCCGCCGTCCGGGTGCTGGCCGCCTGCCATGGCGCGCTCAATTCCGAGGCCGGGCGCACGCTCGGCGCGGCGGAAAGCGCGTTCGGTGCAATGCTGGAGGCCGCGCCGCGCGCCGCCCTGCGTCCCGGTGCGCTGGACGCAGTCATGTCCCGGCTCGGCGAACCCGAACCGGTCGAGCCCGAAACCGGGTTCTCCCAGTTTCCCTGTCCGCTGACCCGAGCGCTCGCCGCCTGCCGCAATCCGCGCTGGAAGCGCAAGCTCGGCGGCTACAGCGAGATCGTACTGGATTCGCTGAAAGAGCCGGGCGTGCACGCGCGCCTTCTATCCATTCCCTCGGGCAAGGGCGCTCCGGAGCACGATCACGAAGGCGACGAGCTGACCCTCGTGATCTCAGGCGCGTTCACCGACGGCGCCCGGCGCTATGGCCGCGGCGATGTCTGCGTCGCCGGACCGGGCGCGGCGCACCGGCCGCGGGTCGAGGATCCCGAGACCTGCGTGTGCTTTGTCGTCGAACTCGGCGCGCTCAGGCCCACCGATCCCGTCCTCGCCGCCGCCGACAGGCTGATGGGCGGCCGGCTGATGCAGTGA
- a CDS encoding SDR family oxidoreductase translates to MTTLIFGATGGVGEALARRLSASGETLFLTGRDEEKLRALADELGARCTTCDALDTEQIEAAVEEAASEDGLSGLAFCVGSIDLAPLRRSNRDTLRKSFELNAVSAAEALRCADPHLKKSGGAAVLFSTVAVSQGFVSHAAISMAKGAVEGLTRAVAAEWAPKARINAVAPSILDTGIAQPLLSSDKMRESLGKMHALERIGAPEDAASLAAFLLSEDAGWITGQVFTIDGGRSRVRTKG, encoded by the coding sequence ATGACCACCCTGATTTTCGGAGCCACCGGCGGCGTGGGTGAAGCGCTCGCCAGACGGCTGTCTGCGTCCGGCGAAACACTGTTCCTCACCGGTCGCGATGAAGAAAAGCTGCGCGCGCTCGCCGATGAACTCGGTGCCCGGTGTACGACCTGCGACGCGCTCGACACCGAGCAGATCGAAGCGGCCGTCGAGGAGGCGGCGAGCGAGGACGGCCTGTCCGGCCTCGCCTTCTGCGTCGGCTCGATCGATCTCGCGCCGCTGCGCCGGTCGAACCGCGACACCCTGCGCAAGAGCTTCGAACTTAACGCGGTGTCAGCCGCTGAAGCGCTGCGCTGCGCCGATCCGCACCTTAAGAAATCTGGCGGCGCTGCGGTGCTGTTCTCTACCGTAGCGGTGTCGCAGGGCTTCGTCAGTCACGCCGCGATTTCGATGGCCAAGGGCGCCGTCGAAGGGCTGACGCGCGCTGTGGCGGCCGAATGGGCGCCGAAAGCGCGGATCAACGCGGTCGCGCCGAGCATTCTGGATACGGGCATCGCCCAGCCTCTGCTCTCGTCGGACAAAATGCGCGAGAGCCTTGGAAAAATGCACGCGCTCGAACGGATCGGCGCGCCAGAAGACGCAGCCTCCCTTGCAGCGTTCCTGCTGTCGGAAGACGCAGGCTGGATCACCGGCCAGGTCTTCACCATCGACGGCGGACGCTCGCGCGTCAGAACGAAAGGATGA
- a CDS encoding DUF6134 family protein, translated as MSRMLCALGALVLTGTAYAQDPAPRPQAGEEIVFDVYRQGDTDFGSHSVRFRDDGGDLIAETSIRLRAGLGPITVFRYEHDNTERWRDGDLVGLSARTLKDGETYEVDASLDGGQLVVDGRYEEGEPFTAEYPASILPSSHWHGYPADTASILNTEFGTEMDVTVEYLGETEIEGDGGMITVDHYRLSSSLVVDLYYDKNGRWAGCTFDARGQSVRYVRRADPLAG; from the coding sequence ATGTCCCGCATGCTCTGCGCCCTCGGCGCACTGGTTCTCACCGGAACCGCCTACGCCCAGGACCCCGCGCCCCGCCCGCAAGCCGGCGAGGAAATCGTCTTCGACGTCTACCGTCAGGGCGACACCGATTTTGGCAGTCACTCCGTGCGGTTCCGCGATGACGGCGGCGATCTGATCGCGGAGACCAGCATCCGGCTTCGCGCAGGCCTGGGGCCGATCACCGTCTTCCGTTATGAGCACGACAACACCGAGCGCTGGCGCGACGGCGATCTGGTGGGCCTGAGCGCCCGCACGCTGAAGGACGGCGAGACCTATGAGGTCGACGCTTCGCTCGATGGCGGTCAGCTGGTCGTCGACGGACGCTACGAAGAAGGCGAGCCGTTCACGGCGGAATACCCGGCCTCGATCCTGCCGTCCTCGCACTGGCACGGCTATCCGGCAGACACCGCGTCGATCCTGAACACCGAGTTCGGCACCGAGATGGACGTCACCGTCGAGTATCTCGGCGAGACCGAGATCGAGGGCGACGGCGGGATGATCACGGTCGATCACTACCGCCTTTCGAGCTCGCTCGTCGTGGATCTGTATTACGATAAGAACGGCCGCTGGGCCGGCTGCACGTTCGATGCGCGCGGCCAAAGCGTGCGCTATGTGCGCCGGGCCGATCCGCTGGCGGGGTGA
- a CDS encoding cryptochrome/photolyase family protein — protein MATLRLILGDQLSANIASLRDYEAGDLVLMAEVDGEATYVRHHKKKIAYLFSAMRHFASDLEGRQIKVRYTKIDDPDNAGTLEKELARALRDGDFDRLVVVEPGEFRLRKTMDGWEHRLGVRTEIRRDDRFITTLDQFNAWADGRKRLTMEYFYRELRKETGILMDGDEPAGGKWNFDHDNRDSLPDDITLPERLRIDPDETTKDVLETVADRFGAHFGDLDDFWFAVTAKDAERQLDWFIKEGLPCFGDYQDAMKTGEAFLFHSVLSLYMNAGLLDPMTVCRKAEKAYRDGDAPINAVEGFIRQILGWREYVRGIYWRFMPDYLKRNHLDARRKLPEFYWTGETKMACLRDAVLTTRRHAYAHHIQRLMLTGNFALIAGLDPVEVNAWYLIVYADAYEWVEVPNTHGMALYADGGIMATKPYAASGAYINKMSDHCKNCSYAVSKKNGDKACPFNYLYWNFLIENEKTLRGNHRLGMIYKTLDRMSDEKKTAVREDSRRFFKEIGIAG, from the coding sequence ATGGCGACGCTGCGCCTCATTCTCGGCGACCAGCTGAGCGCGAACATCGCCTCGCTTCGCGACTACGAAGCGGGCGATCTCGTGCTCATGGCCGAGGTCGACGGCGAGGCCACCTATGTGCGCCATCACAAGAAGAAGATCGCCTATCTCTTTTCAGCGATGAGGCATTTCGCGTCCGATCTTGAAGGCCGGCAGATCAAGGTCCGCTATACGAAGATCGACGACCCCGACAACGCCGGCACGCTTGAGAAAGAACTTGCGCGCGCTCTCAGGGACGGCGATTTCGACAGGCTGGTCGTCGTCGAGCCCGGCGAGTTCCGCTTGCGCAAGACCATGGACGGCTGGGAGCACCGGCTGGGCGTCAGGACCGAGATCCGCCGCGACGACCGCTTCATCACAACGCTCGATCAGTTCAACGCCTGGGCGGACGGCCGTAAGCGCCTGACCATGGAGTATTTCTACCGCGAGCTTCGCAAGGAGACCGGCATCCTCATGGACGGGGACGAGCCCGCCGGCGGGAAGTGGAATTTCGACCACGACAACCGGGACTCCCTGCCTGACGACATCACGCTGCCTGAGCGGCTGAGGATCGATCCGGACGAGACGACGAAAGACGTGCTCGAAACGGTGGCCGACCGGTTCGGCGCGCATTTCGGCGATCTCGATGACTTCTGGTTCGCCGTCACCGCCAAGGACGCCGAGCGCCAGCTCGACTGGTTCATCAAGGAGGGGCTGCCCTGCTTCGGGGACTATCAGGACGCGATGAAGACCGGCGAAGCCTTCCTCTTTCACTCCGTCCTGTCGCTTTACATGAACGCGGGCCTGCTCGATCCGATGACGGTGTGCCGCAAGGCGGAGAAGGCCTATCGCGACGGCGACGCGCCGATCAACGCGGTCGAGGGCTTCATTCGCCAGATCCTGGGCTGGCGGGAGTATGTGCGCGGGATCTACTGGCGCTTCATGCCCGACTACCTCAAGCGCAATCACCTCGACGCCAGGCGCAAGCTGCCGGAGTTCTACTGGACCGGCGAGACCAAGATGGCCTGTCTGCGCGACGCGGTGCTGACCACCAGGCGGCACGCCTACGCGCACCACATCCAGCGGCTCATGCTGACGGGCAATTTCGCGCTCATCGCCGGGCTCGACCCGGTCGAGGTCAACGCGTGGTACCTGATCGTTTACGCCGACGCGTATGAATGGGTGGAGGTGCCGAACACCCACGGCATGGCGCTTTACGCCGACGGCGGGATCATGGCGACCAAGCCCTATGCCGCGTCAGGGGCTTACATCAACAAGATGAGCGATCACTGCAAGAATTGCAGCTATGCGGTTAGCAAGAAGAACGGCGACAAGGCGTGCCCGTTCAACTACCTGTACTGGAACTTCCTGATCGAGAACGAGAAGACGCTGCGCGGCAATCATCGCCTCGGCATGATCTACAAGACGCTCGACCGGATGAGCGATGAGAAAAAGACCGCCGTTCGCGAGGACTCGCGCCGGTTTTTCAAAGAGATCGGCATCGCCGGCTAA
- a CDS encoding SDR family NAD(P)-dependent oxidoreductase yields the protein MGSPRPAKPKDGIAWVTGASSGIGEALTRKLVKKGWRVAISARSADKLQALAAEAPDQIIPVPLDITDADAVKAAVEKIEAEHGPIVRAVLNAGIYISINAETPDFSDYAKTFTVNLNGTAACVSAIVPRFVERRGGQLVIVSSATAFGGMPTASAYGATKAALLNMAECLRIELHRYGVLVQCVTPGFVETPAQDDNEFPKPFMISPEKAANRMFSGMTSSRFEVTFPRRFTWMLKAIYALPRSWHIGIVRKQTGWDKPID from the coding sequence ATGGGTTCGCCCCGCCCCGCCAAACCGAAAGACGGCATCGCCTGGGTCACAGGGGCCAGCTCCGGCATCGGCGAAGCGCTGACACGCAAGCTTGTGAAGAAGGGCTGGCGGGTCGCGATCTCGGCGCGCAGCGCGGACAAGCTTCAGGCGCTCGCTGCCGAAGCGCCCGATCAGATCATTCCGGTCCCGCTGGACATCACCGACGCCGACGCAGTGAAGGCCGCCGTTGAAAAGATCGAGGCTGAGCACGGGCCGATCGTCCGCGCGGTGCTCAATGCAGGCATCTACATCTCGATCAACGCCGAGACGCCGGACTTTTCCGACTACGCCAAGACCTTCACCGTCAATCTGAACGGTACGGCGGCGTGCGTCAGCGCGATCGTACCCAGATTTGTCGAGCGTCGCGGCGGTCAGCTCGTCATCGTGTCCTCGGCCACCGCGTTCGGCGGCATGCCCACCGCATCGGCCTATGGCGCGACCAAGGCCGCGCTTCTGAACATGGCCGAGTGCCTGAGGATCGAACTTCATCGCTACGGCGTGCTGGTCCAGTGCGTGACCCCGGGCTTCGTGGAGACGCCCGCCCAGGACGACAACGAATTCCCCAAGCCCTTCATGATCAGCCCGGAAAAGGCGGCGAACCGGATGTTTTCCGGGATGACCTCCAGCCGTTTCGAAGTGACCTTTCCGCGGCGCTTCACCTGGATGCTGAAGGCGATCTACGCGCTCCCCCGCAGCTGGCATATCGGGATCGTCCGCAAACAGACGGGCTGGGACAAGCCGATCGATTAG
- a CDS encoding cyclopropane-fatty-acyl-phospholipid synthase family protein: MTDAANSYSDAVRADGSLIDTLRDVPRQVRFALRMLLKLRAGSLAVRLTDGRELVFQGGKPGPDARIELANYAIVRKVFAGGDVGFAESYMDGDWTTPDLPAVLAVFSANLDEMHSIVQGGPLTRLFHWIYHKLNANTKAGARKNIEAHYDLGNDFYELWLDPSMTYSSARFKTATQSLEDAQREKYASLARMIDLKPESHALEIGCGWGGFAEYAAKEVGARVTCLTLSPSQRDYALERIQKHQLGEKVDIKLQDYRDETGRYDAVASIEMFEAVGQEYWPSFFSKVRETLKPGGKAGLQIITIRDDLFETYARRTDFIQRYIFPGGVLPSVEKLREQFDQANLSFESMEAFGKDYARTLSRWLERFRDAWGEIAPMGFDERFKRMWEFYFAYCEAGFDTGRIDVAQFALKRAD; this comes from the coding sequence ATGACCGACGCCGCGAACTCCTATTCCGACGCCGTAAGAGCCGACGGCTCCCTCATCGACACGCTGCGCGACGTACCCCGCCAGGTGCGGTTCGCATTGCGCATGCTTCTGAAATTACGGGCGGGATCGCTCGCCGTTCGTCTGACTGACGGGCGCGAGCTTGTGTTTCAGGGCGGCAAGCCCGGCCCGGACGCAAGGATCGAGCTCGCCAACTACGCCATCGTCCGGAAGGTCTTCGCGGGCGGCGATGTCGGGTTCGCGGAAAGCTATATGGACGGGGACTGGACGACCCCGGACCTTCCGGCGGTGCTCGCGGTGTTCTCCGCCAATCTCGACGAGATGCACTCGATCGTACAGGGCGGCCCGCTGACCCGGCTGTTTCACTGGATCTACCACAAGCTCAACGCCAACACGAAGGCGGGTGCGCGCAAGAATATCGAGGCCCATTACGACCTGGGCAACGATTTCTACGAACTCTGGCTCGATCCTTCAATGACCTACTCTTCGGCGCGTTTCAAAACCGCGACGCAGAGCCTCGAAGACGCCCAGCGCGAGAAATACGCTTCGCTGGCCCGGATGATCGACCTCAAACCCGAAAGCCATGCGCTGGAGATCGGCTGCGGCTGGGGCGGGTTCGCCGAATATGCGGCGAAAGAGGTCGGCGCGCGGGTGACCTGTCTCACCCTGTCGCCGAGCCAGCGCGACTACGCGCTCGAGCGGATCCAGAAGCATCAGCTCGGCGAAAAGGTCGACATCAAACTGCAGGACTATCGCGACGAAACCGGCCGGTACGACGCGGTGGCCTCGATCGAGATGTTCGAAGCGGTCGGGCAGGAATACTGGCCGAGCTTCTTCTCCAAGGTGCGCGAGACCCTCAAGCCCGGCGGCAAGGCGGGGCTTCAGATCATCACCATTCGCGACGATCTGTTCGAGACCTACGCCAGGCGCACCGACTTCATCCAGCGCTACATCTTCCCCGGCGGCGTGCTCCCGAGCGTGGAGAAGCTGCGCGAGCAGTTCGACCAGGCGAACCTCTCCTTCGAGAGCATGGAGGCGTTCGGCAAGGACTACGCGCGCACCCTGTCACGCTGGCTCGAACGCTTCCGTGACGCCTGGGGGGAGATCGCCCCGATGGGCTTCGACGAGCGCTTCAAGCGCATGTGGGAGTTCTACTTCGCCTATTGCGAAGCGGGCTTCGACACGGGCCGGATCGACGTGGCTCAGTTCGCGCTGAAGCGCGCGGACTGA
- a CDS encoding DUF1365 domain-containing protein: protein MSALPAPAALYVGRTVHERRAPFLHRFNYRIASLLIDLERLGEAARMSRLFSVERFNLYSFFERDHGARDGAPLAGWARNRFSEAGIDVAGCRLELLCAPRVLGYVFNPLSIYFARRGDGALAGVIYQVHNTFGDAHAYVAPCAGSGSERQAADKVFHVSPFFDVSGRYDFTLRAPDDRFKLTIFKQRPDKPDFLATMAMQRRALTTGALMGLFASQPFSTLKTIGAIHFEALKLWTKGARYHSRPEPPGRASLAETVEAGRSGFGPDID from the coding sequence ATGAGCGCCCTGCCCGCGCCCGCCGCGCTTTATGTGGGCCGGACGGTCCACGAACGGCGTGCGCCCTTCCTGCACCGGTTCAATTACCGGATCGCCTCGCTTTTGATCGATCTCGAACGGCTCGGCGAGGCGGCGCGGATGAGCCGGCTGTTCTCCGTCGAGCGGTTCAATCTCTACAGCTTCTTCGAGCGCGATCACGGCGCTCGCGACGGCGCGCCGCTCGCCGGCTGGGCGCGAAACCGATTCTCCGAGGCCGGCATTGATGTCGCCGGCTGCCGGCTTGAACTGCTCTGCGCGCCGCGCGTGCTCGGCTACGTGTTTAATCCGCTCTCTATCTACTTCGCCCGGCGTGGTGACGGCGCTCTGGCCGGCGTGATCTATCAGGTCCACAACACGTTTGGCGACGCGCACGCCTATGTCGCGCCATGCGCCGGCTCCGGCTCCGAACGCCAGGCCGCGGACAAGGTCTTCCACGTCTCGCCCTTCTTCGACGTCTCGGGCCGCTACGACTTCACGCTGCGCGCGCCCGACGACCGCTTCAAGCTGACCATCTTCAAGCAGCGCCCGGACAAGCCGGACTTTCTTGCGACCATGGCGATGCAGCGCCGGGCGCTGACCACCGGCGCGCTCATGGGGCTGTTCGCAAGTCAGCCCTTCTCGACGCTCAAGACGATCGGCGCGATTCATTTCGAGGCCCTGAAGCTCTGGACCAAGGGCGCGCGTTACCATTCCCGCCCGGAACCGCCCGGTCGCGCCAGCCTCGCCGAAACCGTCGAAGCCGGTCGCAGCGGGTTTGGCCCGGACATCGATTAA
- a CDS encoding FAD-dependent oxidoreductase, which produces MSSPDPILSRRSKIAVVGAGVAGLGAAWALRDVHDVTVFEKRDRLGGHANTVSIDYDGSPIDVDTGFIVFNTLNYPNLTNLFEHFGIETFETDMSFGFSLDARLEWSSNGLSGLFADPRNALSPGYHGMLRDILRFNANAQADLQAGRLFGLSLGQYLDKLGVGERFQHNYLLPMGAAIWSSTEDDMRAYPAEAFVRFFKNHRLMHATRPKWRTVKGGSKVYVKKIAADLDAAGCTFAPAAAQVRRTSGGVIVTDAEGREHGFDEVILACHSDQARKLLADATPDERDMLGAIPYAPNEAVLHRDERLLPRRKGARAAWCYLREAGETKASVTYDMNRLQGIAAKTPLFVTLNPAREPDPALTFGRYQYDHPQFSSPGMAAQRIFNRIQGVRHTWFAGAWLGYGFHEDGLRSGLRAALRLGGQIPWAFAEGDISGGPWGQRDTQAPARASGKTTAAE; this is translated from the coding sequence ATGAGTTCGCCGGACCCGATTCTCTCCCGCCGCAGCAAGATCGCCGTCGTCGGCGCGGGCGTCGCCGGGCTCGGCGCGGCCTGGGCGCTGCGCGACGTCCATGACGTGACGGTGTTTGAGAAGCGCGACCGCCTCGGCGGGCACGCCAATACGGTGAGCATCGACTATGACGGTTCGCCGATCGACGTCGACACCGGGTTCATCGTGTTCAACACGCTGAACTATCCCAACCTCACGAACCTGTTCGAGCATTTCGGGATCGAGACCTTCGAGACCGACATGAGTTTCGGGTTCAGCCTGGACGCCAGGCTCGAATGGTCCTCGAACGGGCTGTCTGGCCTTTTCGCCGATCCGCGCAACGCGCTGAGCCCCGGCTATCACGGGATGCTCCGCGACATCCTGCGCTTTAACGCCAATGCACAGGCCGACCTTCAGGCGGGCCGGCTGTTCGGATTGTCGCTCGGCCAGTATCTCGACAAGCTCGGCGTCGGAGAACGCTTCCAGCATAACTACCTGCTGCCGATGGGCGCGGCGATCTGGTCCTCGACCGAGGACGACATGCGCGCCTACCCGGCCGAGGCGTTCGTACGGTTCTTCAAGAACCACCGTCTCATGCACGCCACGCGCCCGAAATGGCGCACCGTCAAAGGCGGCAGCAAGGTGTATGTGAAGAAGATCGCCGCTGATCTCGATGCCGCCGGCTGCACCTTCGCGCCGGCCGCCGCGCAGGTGCGCCGCACGTCCGGTGGCGTGATCGTCACCGACGCGGAGGGGCGCGAGCATGGCTTCGACGAAGTGATCCTCGCCTGCCATTCCGATCAGGCCCGAAAGCTGCTCGCCGACGCAACGCCTGACGAACGCGACATGCTGGGCGCGATCCCCTACGCGCCCAACGAAGCGGTGCTTCACCGCGACGAGCGTCTTCTCCCCCGCCGCAAGGGTGCGCGCGCCGCCTGGTGCTATCTGCGCGAGGCGGGCGAGACGAAGGCGTCTGTCACCTACGACATGAACCGTCTTCAGGGCATTGCAGCGAAGACGCCGCTTTTCGTCACGCTGAACCCGGCCCGTGAGCCAGATCCGGCGCTGACCTTCGGCCGCTACCAGTACGACCACCCGCAGTTCAGCTCGCCGGGCATGGCCGCGCAGCGGATCTTCAACCGCATCCAGGGCGTCAGGCACACCTGGTTCGCCGGCGCCTGGCTGGGTTACGGCTTCCACGAGGACGGTCTTCGATCGGGCCTGCGCGCAGCCCTGCGCCTGGGCGGTCAGATCCCCTGGGCGTTCGCCGAGGGCGATATCAGCGGCGGCCCATGGGGACAGCGCGACACGCAAGCCCCGGCACGCGCCTCCGGCAAGACCACGGCGGCCGAATGA
- a CDS encoding deoxyribodipyrimidine photo-lyase, translating into MSSEKSQNPAIVWFRRDLRLADNPALLAAVSSGRPLVALYVLDDESAGTWRPGGASRWWLHHSLASLAGAIEERGGTLVLRRGDAAKALDAVIEETGAEAVYWNRIYEPWATRRDEKIKSDLSDRGLTVRSFKANLIAEPWEVSTKDGRPYRVYTPFWKALKAGHEPSEAAGPPKDWLFADAPKSDRLEDWKLLPSKPDWAGGLRDAWTPGEAGARGRLAAFIRDRLEGYAEARDRPGVDGTSGLSAHLHHGEISPRQIWAAIRASDKGDREDVQTFLSEIAWREFSYNLLYHFPDFPEANFQQKFDKFEWSGSEDHFRAWTKGMTGYPIVDAGMRQLWATGWMHNRVRMITASFLIKDLMVDWRRGEEWFWDTLVDADLANNAAGWQWVAGSGADAAPYFRIFNPVTQSQKFDPEGDYIRRWVPELKDLPKKAIHAPWEADRSALRKAGVTLGETYPERIVDHAEARKRALAAFEKIKDAA; encoded by the coding sequence ATGTCTTCAGAGAAATCTCAAAACCCCGCCATCGTCTGGTTCCGCCGCGACCTGCGTCTGGCCGACAACCCGGCTCTGCTGGCCGCCGTGTCGAGCGGCCGCCCCCTCGTCGCGCTCTACGTGCTTGATGACGAGAGCGCCGGGACCTGGCGGCCGGGCGGCGCGTCGCGCTGGTGGCTGCATCATTCGCTGGCCTCTCTGGCCGGAGCCATCGAGGAGCGCGGCGGAACGCTCGTGCTCCGCCGCGGCGACGCCGCGAAGGCGCTGGACGCAGTCATCGAGGAGACCGGCGCGGAGGCGGTGTACTGGAACCGCATCTACGAACCCTGGGCGACAAGGCGCGACGAGAAGATCAAGTCTGATCTCAGCGACCGCGGCCTCACGGTCCGCTCGTTCAAGGCCAATCTCATCGCCGAACCCTGGGAGGTCTCAACCAAGGACGGGCGGCCCTACAGGGTCTACACCCCGTTCTGGAAGGCCTTGAAGGCGGGACACGAACCCAGCGAAGCCGCAGGCCCGCCGAAGGACTGGCTTTTCGCCGATGCGCCGAAGTCCGATCGGCTGGAGGATTGGAAGCTACTACCGAGCAAACCTGACTGGGCAGGCGGTCTTAGAGACGCGTGGACTCCCGGAGAAGCCGGCGCGCGGGGCCGGCTCGCCGCATTCATTCGCGATCGGCTGGAGGGTTACGCCGAAGCCAGGGACCGCCCCGGCGTGGACGGCACGTCCGGGCTGTCCGCCCACTTGCATCATGGCGAGATCTCTCCCCGGCAGATCTGGGCGGCGATACGCGCCTCTGACAAGGGCGATCGGGAGGACGTTCAGACCTTCCTTTCCGAAATCGCCTGGCGGGAGTTCAGCTATAACCTTCTGTACCACTTCCCTGATTTTCCGGAGGCGAACTTTCAGCAAAAGTTCGATAAGTTCGAGTGGTCCGGCTCGGAGGATCACTTCCGCGCCTGGACGAAGGGGATGACGGGGTATCCGATCGTGGACGCAGGCATGCGCCAGCTCTGGGCGACCGGCTGGATGCACAACCGGGTGCGCATGATCACGGCGAGCTTTCTGATCAAGGATCTGATGGTGGATTGGCGGCGCGGCGAGGAATGGTTCTGGGACACGCTGGTGGACGCCGACCTCGCCAACAACGCCGCAGGCTGGCAGTGGGTCGCCGGGTCCGGCGCTGACGCCGCGCCCTATTTCCGGATCTTCAATCCCGTGACCCAGTCGCAGAAATTCGACCCCGAAGGCGACTATATCCGCCGCTGGGTCCCCGAGCTGAAGGATTTGCCGAAGAAGGCGATCCACGCCCCCTGGGAGGCGGATCGCAGCGCGCTGAGAAAAGCGGGCGTGACGCTGGGCGAGACCTATCCTGAACGAATCGTCGATCACGCCGAAGCCAGAAAACGCGCCCTCGCGGCGTTTGAAAAGATCAAGGACGCCGCATGA